A genomic region of Runella rosea contains the following coding sequences:
- a CDS encoding SDR family NAD(P)-dependent oxidoreductase: protein MQASNKVIVVTGAGSGIGRELTLQLLKKNANVAGIDIHQNTLTETQKLAGVGDDRFKGFVLDISDKTKADALPNEVITHFGSVDGIINNAGIIQKFIHVNDLAIEDIYRVMNVNFFGTLYLTKAFLPHFLVRPEAHIVNISSMGGFIPFPGQTIYGAAKAAVKLLTEGLYAELKDTNVHVTVVHPGAIATNITENSGLGKPQADANAQQSKMALPAPRAAEIIIKAMESNKYRAMVGKDAMMLDILYRVNPRFATNFIGKMMKKMVTNR from the coding sequence ATGCAAGCAAGCAATAAGGTCATCGTCGTAACAGGCGCAGGAAGCGGTATTGGGCGTGAATTGACCCTCCAATTATTGAAGAAAAATGCCAACGTAGCGGGCATTGATATTCATCAAAATACGTTGACCGAAACCCAAAAATTGGCAGGTGTGGGTGACGACCGATTCAAAGGTTTTGTGCTGGATATTTCTGACAAAACAAAAGCCGATGCGTTGCCCAATGAAGTGATAACGCATTTTGGCTCCGTGGACGGCATCATCAACAACGCAGGAATTATTCAGAAGTTTATACACGTCAATGACTTGGCCATCGAAGACATCTACCGAGTGATGAATGTCAATTTCTTCGGCACACTCTACCTGACCAAAGCCTTTTTGCCGCATTTTTTGGTGCGTCCCGAAGCCCATATTGTGAATATTTCGAGCATGGGTGGGTTTATTCCTTTTCCTGGACAAACCATTTACGGAGCAGCCAAAGCCGCCGTGAAACTCCTCACCGAAGGGCTTTATGCCGAGTTAAAAGACACCAACGTACACGTAACTGTCGTCCACCCGGGGGCGATTGCGACCAACATTACCGAAAATTCGGGACTTGGGAAGCCCCAAGCAGATGCCAATGCCCAACAGTCAAAAATGGCTTTGCCGGCCCCACGAGCGGCCGAAATCATCATCAAGGCAATGGAAAGCAATAAATACCGTGCGATGGTAGGCAAAGACGCCATGATGCTCGACATCCTCTACCGAGTCAACCCCCGATTTGCCACCAATTTCATTGGGAAAATGATGAAGAAAATGGTAACCAATAGGTAG